TGGCCCATTGTACGTGACAGTTGGCGATGGAGGGAACCGAGAAGGACTTGCATTAATGTAAGGctaaatattctttttatattcattTTACATACTCTTTTATACGATAGTAATAATGcagttataaattattttacaacatttttacaaatagTTGTTGTAGCTAATATTAATTATCGTTTCTTCTTTAGACCTAtcactaacatcattttttcaCTTACTAATAAGATAATAATCATTCACCATATTATAACcgtttgtaaaataatttataactcTAAAATTTTCCATTAGTTAAATATGCAAGCATTCATAACTGCATATGATAATTAATGTACATATTTTTAAAGACAAAAAGGataatatttgtattaaaaCATGAAAAGCAAACTAGAGTGTGAGAGAATCCTTAGTCATTACTAGCTTTTAAAGGATTTATTGGATTGGATTCAACACAAACTAATTTATCCAAGGCTTTCCATTGCCTTTTGAGTTTTAAAGTTCAACTTTGGGCCCGCTAAGAATTTTGGCTTGATATGGGCTAGGTGACCCACCTGCCCGTTACTGACTAAACTTTCTGTCAGAGTAATTATTTAGACGGGCCCAAAGGATAGGGTCAAAAATTGAGACTCAATCTCTCAGCCTCATATAATTGTGGCCCAGGTCTAATTAGTCATCAATATAGACCTGCCTGCAAGAATGTATCTCCTAGGCCCACTTCCTGGAACGAGCCTTTAACAAACATGTGGGATAATTTTCTTAGCCCAAATGCATTTGAATGTATGGACTATGGAGAGCTAaactattttgtatttttaatcaattcaggaaaaataaaaataaaaatctcaagtgattttttatttttctcttgtatcGAAATTTTTAGTAATTAAGAACTTGGTATGTTTTTCTTGATTAATGTATTTGTTATAGGTGTATAACTTTGTTGCTTTATCTGATATTGATTTCAAGGTTTAAGAGCCCTCCATCCCCTCTCTCATTGTTTCGGGAGGCAAGCTTTGGCCATGGAAGGTTGAGAATACTAAACCAAACACATGCACATTGGTCATGGCATCGCAACAATGACTCCAACTCAGTTGTGGCATAACAAATCTGGCTAAAAAGTTTAAGTTCCTTTAAAGCATGCTGGAATCTTAATGATGAACTATAGGATGACATCGACAAAGACAAATGTAGCTTGACTACTTCGTATTAATCAACAAAATTCTAGCTATGATTTCAATGGAAGGCTACAAAATTGAGGTGTAAAACTTTCTTGTACGATACTCATTTCTTGTATATTGAAAGATCACAGCgtcaagagccttgtaacttAACCAATTAATACTTTTTGATATTTCTAGACAAGACATTCAGGATTTAAATCTCCCTCACTCTTgttgtaactattaaattttaataaataaaaatatgtaataaactttttgcttaatttttttccttcatagCTTCACTCTCAAATGTTTAGTTGTACGActaattcaatttattgtattgtatatactatatagcCAAGGTTTAATATTTGAATGTGCTCTATATAGAGACTAACTCAATTTATTGTACTGTATATAGCCAAGGTTGAATGGGCTGTAATACAGAGCCAGCTAGTTTTTGATAAGGTGCCTTTCATTTGGGGAAAGAATAGGAGAAAGAACCCAATTCCACTCTTGTAGATCTACCTACATTAGAATGAGGTCAAATTGTTTTGTTATAGTCACAACCTGCAGAGCATAAAAAGTTTGTGACTCACTGCGTGATGTCATATAAAATGGTGGCCCATAATATTGGTATAATACAACTTATCAACTGCACaaacaataatataacaaacaAAACTTTTGTGTGccaaatgctttttttttctttttctttttttaatttaattaagagTGATTCTTCCACTCTAGAAATACACCCCAGAagaatagaaaagtttttttttttttttttttttttttttgagaaagagaagaatAGAAAAGTAAAGGTAGAAAAGAAGCCTAACCATCTAgtaaacttgtgattttttttaattaaaaaatactacataattatttttcctgTTTCTTATGGGCATTCAAATGCATGTTTATGGATTTTGGGCAGCCCAATGGCGCTGCACTACAAAATCGCCAACAGGGCCACAGCTGATTTGGGCGTTATAGGAACTCTTGAATTTTGGCAAAAGTTTTGTTCGATCGAAAATTGGGAAGATGAAAGCTTTGAAAATTTGTATTGGACCGTGAAAGTTGGGGCCCATAGTAAGCTATTCtatttgtttacttttttttttttttatctttagctcatgttttttttttttttttgatttgaaagTTGGGGCCCATGAAGAGTTTTACAATTATATTTACTCTTCCTCTCACTTTTATAGAAGCACACGCACCGTCCGATTGACactttctaatatttttaatggaaatatcCAGGATTGttatagaaataaataaaaataaaaatatgtaataaacTTTCAGTTGAAATTGTTTATTTcatagtttctctctctctagctaaTTTATTTCGTAGTTATTATTGTTATAGAAAGAATAGCAATAATTGATAGTATACTTCTTGATGGTTTACATATCACTCGAGCAAGACTTTCGCTCAAGCAAGTTTTTCAGAAATCTCAAATCCAAAAGTTCATCAATATTTAGCATGTCCATTGTTCAAGCAAGGTCAACCTGTAAGGTTTTTATGTCCCTCACTTACATCTCTCTCAGGCTAGATCCAAACGAAAAATCTTGCCTTTTCCATGCTTGTATCTTGTTCAAGCAAAATTCTCACGTattggaaaactattttttatgtCAATAGACTAGCAACGAAGGGCAGAACCCTAAAAGAGTACACTCACTACTAAATTCATagtcctctctctttttttttttttcaatctattgAGTAATGTCATGTTATCAAATAAGCTGGATTATTGTAAGCATACCTAACTAAACTAAGCTTTTccttaaagaaagaaaaaaaaaatgaaaagaatatataattaaatagaCAGTCTTGCTTGTTTGCATGCCTATCCATCCCACATATTAAAGTCAtccaagaaaaaacaaacagtCATTTTCATTGGATCCAGATCAGGTGCAATCCTTATAGGGTTTTGCATTTGATGCAATTAgatcaaacataaaaaaaaaaagaataaaagtatTTGATAGTCCAATCTAATTGCATCGAATGCAATACTCAAATAATGCACTTCACATGATATGAATCAGATAACGAAgccaaaataaaaccacaatcCACTATTGCCTTGTGGCAAGTGGCAACACTAATCCCTTGTCCTTATGCTCATGCTCAAATAACGCGCTTCACATGATATGATTCAAATAATGGGGCCAAAATAAAACCACGATCTACTATTGCCTTGTAGCTGGTGGCACGCGGCAACACTAATCTCTTGTCCTCATGCTCATGGTCGGTCAAAATCAAATCTTGGTCCACAAGCTTGTAGCAGTACACGATTATATGATATCATTGTGACAACTTGACAAGTCTAAATAGGTCTCCACTTTTCACATTCATAGAGTAGAGGAGAATTATGCAATTCTCGTATGCAAGATGCATTATCAAATCGAAAATGTTGAtgtccctcaaaaaaaaaaaaaaaaaaaaagaaatgaaaatgttgaaaattttggacATGTTGAAAGTGAAAGCCTCTCTCCTATTTTTGTACCACAAAATACTGATAAGAACAAAGAAGCCAAAGTTGTCGTTTTGTAGCCTATCGCATCatgcaaatacaagaaaatatcAATCAATAACGTAGCTGCTTGATACTTTTCCCCCAACTTTCGTATCTGTAAAAGGTACAATGCATccactttatttttaatttggctCGTTTTGATTGGCTGAGGATAGTGAATTAGCGATACCCACTGGCCACTACTACGATTCATTgtacaaagctcaaactaaaCTGTGAAAATAGTAGTGAGAATAATTTCTATTCTACACGGAAGTGGCACCcaaatttgaaacttctcaTTTCGTTTTTTTACAAGCAAAACCAGATAtgataaaaacttattttaaaaaacgagaaaaaaaaagtaaaaaaagaaaagaaaagaaagaaatatatatataatactaggACATGATGATCAACGGTGGAAATTCACAAATTTAACGGTCCTAATTTAAATCTTCCGAAGCTTCTCGGCTTTGATGACAGGATTAGCTCTCGCGATCTCCTCTCTTCCAACAGCCTTGAAATCGAAAGTGCACGCGTGCTTCTCCGGGTACCTGTGGACCCCACAAAACGTGGTCCCGCACCGACACTTGAACCCGGTCAACCCGACCCGTTTCCTACACATCAAACACCGGTTCGGCTGCGATTTCGCCGCCGCTGTTACCGTCACCGCCGCCACGTCAGCTTCTGCGGCGACATGAGCAGCTGCAGCAGCCGGTGGAGGGAGCTGTAATTTGACCTCCGGCAAGGTCAGCGCCGGAGGAGGATGAGGAGGGAGAGACTCGGTCAACGAATtcgaagaagatgatgaagaagaagcagcagaggaggaggaggaggagagagCGATTTCGATGGAGGATTTGGAAGAGGCGTGGTGTTGCTCTTCGAGATGGATATCCTTGTAGCATTTGGCGCAGAGGTTCATGGTGGCTGGGCTGCCGAAGAAGCCACAGTTGTTGACGCAGAGCCTGTGGCCCTCCGAGGCTTCGCATCTATGCTCTTCCGCCATATTCAAAAGTTTCGGATCTTAGCAATCGGATCGGATCTTTGAGAAGAAGGAACGAATTAGAAGAAACAAATCtgcaaacaacaacaaaaaaattcaaaacatgagAAGCGTTAAGAAAATCTTTAATACTTTAATCTCTCTTTTCGTTATTTTCTCAGCTACCAAACAGATacgaaaattgaaaaaggaagagagaaatcGCTTCGTACCGTTTGAAAGGGTTTGAAGGAGTTGTGAAACGAAGAAGAGGaataaaaggaagagaggaatCTTAACGCGGAGGAATTAACAGTCTTAGGAATATTTAAGACGGAAAAAGAGGAAGGAGCGGCGAAAAGGGACAAATCTCAGAATAATCATTTTTGATAATTAAGCAACATCATCATTACTGTCATTtcataaagataaaattattgtttttctttttttttttataggaaaattattgtttttgataaaagggttttttttttaaaaaaaaaatagcattaggttgaagaagtaatttttttttatttgataaaaagtAAAACTCGTGTTACATTTTACGATTatttaacaacaaaatttaGTCGGTAATcttaaatttgttattaattcTCGTTTAAACTTGTCACTTTAACATGAATTTTGCATGTACCgctaattataattatatataggttgttagtaaattatttttaaaaaaaattatagcaatacttttaaaacattttgttaattttctcaCTTATTTATTTGTCACTTCGATATTTATTGTGAAGTTGTAAAATATTGTTCTagctttattaaaaaaacatagtaCTCTTTGTGAAAGACAGGCTGGAGGAGCCATAATGGAATTGAATGTTCAGCCtgtaattaaatatattctAATTATTCTAATCACTTATATCTATCTTATCTTGCTGACGAAGAAATTAATTGGAGGCCACAAGGAAATTCACGCACAAAAAAGGTGTGTCTAAATGGTGTGTCTGCGGTTACACCGTGTTGATTAACA
The DNA window shown above is from Quercus lobata isolate SW786 chromosome 7, ValleyOak3.0 Primary Assembly, whole genome shotgun sequence and carries:
- the LOC115951591 gene encoding zinc finger A20 and AN1 domain-containing stress-associated protein 6; translated protein: MAEEHRCEASEGHRLCVNNCGFFGSPATMNLCAKCYKDIHLEEQHHASSKSSIEIALSSSSSSAASSSSSSSNSLTESLPPHPPPALTLPEVKLQLPPPAAAAAHVAAEADVAAVTVTAAAKSQPNRCLMCRKRVGLTGFKCRCGTTFCGVHRYPEKHACTFDFKAVGREEIARANPVIKAEKLRKI